The Clavelina lepadiformis chromosome 3, kaClaLepa1.1, whole genome shotgun sequence region ATACACGACAAGTAAATTGAGTCGTGGGAGTCAGTATTGCTCAGGCAATTCCTGTGCCGTTACTTGATTTTAATGTTgctgtttattcattgtttggcattttcaaatttgatacGCTCCACTACACACGTAACTTTTCGAGATCTTTGTGATTAATTCGCTCTAAGGTTTAATTAGGCAAATTGGTAACGTCGTTCGTGCAGCTTAATTAACCTTCTTTTCATTCGGTACTTAAGCCACATGCGTCACATGGTgttcttgcaccggcgacagaGCAATCAGCTGCCCTAGTCCATTATTATATATGTAAATTAGGGCCCGCGGCCGTACGCGGTGAGCAACAGATGAAGGGTGAATGTAGGACAGTGCGCCTCGACTGCACTAACACTATCGATTAATCTTTGTGCTCGTTGTCGCTCCTATTCCCTTTCCAGTGGTTGTGATGACAGATGGCAAAATTCGTAATTCATAATCTCTCTAGCGGCCGATTATATTGACATACTGTACTTCTGTTCTGAAAATGAACGCGTTTTTTATGGTCAAAAGCTACAAGACTGAATTGACACTCTAAATTGTTTCAAAGTCCACGCCTAAAGAGCCAAATCCTTGCCCATCGTTTTTTCATCAGCGTATGCGTTTTCATCCAATATGAAACATCTGGTTACGTGTGTGTGTGTTTCATTAGTTTGTTGTAGCTAAGTCTCTCGCTGCATTACGCATGTTTTTCGCACACACAGTGCAGTTGATTGTGGTAAAGGCGTTTACTATTCTGTGTTTTCATACCAGTTAGCGTGGTGTTTTGTgattggttttgtttgttaatctTTAGATTGAATATATCTGGTAGTTTACTTTATTATATTGACTCACTATGGCTTACCACTTCGTCTTTTCTTACTGCAATAAcacagtttttcttttttcacgCTTCCAGTTTACTTCTCAACAAAGTAACATCAGGTAGTTTTGTTTGTGTGCTGTGTGTTTTCCTGTTAATTCTAAGGTACTACAAGGTTAAATACTTGTTACAAATCTATATGCCATACCAGGACTTCTGCGATATTTACTAAAAGACACCAATCATTATTAAATGAATAGAGATTATATAAATGTATCATTTATTAAATATGTATTTGTCATACACATTCCAGTTACACAAATGCTCACAAAATCACTTAAACTCCATAATTTATGATTGCTCCATTCTTAAAGACTAAGATTGATATAGAATCTATGTATGTACAGTAGCTTGTGAAACTATCTATCTAAATATACTAAACTGGAATTTTTTTCAGTATCGGTGGTACTACAGCAACAAGGCCAGTGAAGATGTGTCATCATTTTCAATGTAAATTGATATTCTTGTCTGCTGCTCAATATCAAACAACTTTACTCACGACTCATTGATGTGATTAAGTTTTAACGCGACATAGGTTTTGAACATAGCATGCACTGATGAACTTGATTGATGTTACTCTTTTACATTTTGTCAGTGGTCATGCTGTTTCTGTTTGTACAGAAATTACTGTCATCGTTAAACTGGAGATAAATATGAATTCTTCTCTAAACTTTTCTGCTCAAACTTTAACAATTAATTTCCTTTCAAGTAATCATCGGTGGAATGCTGACCATATCTAGCtgcaaaatcaatttttaaatatatatccATGACCACATATTTGGGTCCTTAAGACATTTAGtcgaaatatatatttttggcATGCACAATGTTATTCTTAAACATGCACAGTTAATGTCGAGCATTATTGTAGTTTGCCACTATACAGTAGTGTAAAAATTTTCTGTATATCCTTTATTTATTAAGTGTTAGTTACATCTCTTGTGCGTTTGCTGTTTCCATTAATTATGTTTAGTAAAACTTTATTGTGTCAGCTTAACATAAGGTTTTTAAGTTACTACACTATTTCATCATTAACATGGCGGTACTAGaaattttttgctaaaaatgcTTCGGATTgttaacaattttcaaaaatttttaattggaATACATAGTTGCCTACAGCTGTGATATCTTCCCAGAAATGCAATGAATATTTGCCTTCAGAGAGTTAATTTTAGACCAGCTTTCCTGTCAGCTGAGCATTAGCCAATGATAACCTAAAGCTAGATAGAAAGTAATATTTGTTATGAGCCCACTTTGTATATTTCGTTGAATTCAGTATGATTTTGAATACAAACctgtatttaaattttaaacaattgtATTGCTGCTGTAACGCTCTCAACCTACCGTATCATGTTGTCAATATGGGTATGCTTTGCATTCATGTATTACTGATTTTGCTCCACCACGTAACTTGCACTGTACAGTTTCAAAGACATCTCGTCCAATAAGTAGCCAAGAATGCTATCACTCTACTTTTCATTTAGTTATACTTCGCAGTTACCACCTTGGTGAACAGGAAACTGCTCATTATTGTAAACTGATGCAATATTAAACCGTTTTTGagtttgttttgcaattgttTAAACAGCTAATAACTTATGACAGTAGAATAACAACTATGTTTCAGTATTTGGTAAATTTGGTTCGGTTAATGTTGACTTGTTAATGTTGTTCCTTATACATATATTACAAATATTGTGGATATTTTGTCATAGCTTTAACATGaatgttaataaaatatattgtgATGCACTCGGagaatttttaattgttttacgGAAGCAAAATGTTCTATAAACGGACACCAtcatgaaaaacaaacatagtCCAAGCAGGTATAAAACAGTTAATAaattagtaataataataaaataaattctaatcattactgatttatTCAAATACTGTTTTAACAACCTTGCTGTTTTCCCTAATCAACTTGGTAGTATTTCTAACACGTTTGGGCTAATTTTTGATTGCTTTTGTTGTCTTGTTCATTGTCATATGTTTGCCTTTTATAACTGACAATTCTATGGGTTGTGACTCTAAATGGTCTCCTGAAATGTTATTTTAGAGTTGCAAACAGGTTAGTACAAACGAGGACTTAAAGCAAATACCAACTGGAGAATAGCAGAAAATTATTTGCTGacaattattaattatcaacaaACTTGCAAACCGCTGACCCAATTGATGGTGATTACAATGTCACAAATCAATACTGTATGTGTGACTGCTGGCATTTGGCTCATGTGTGAGTACAATGTACTCAGTTCATAAACTAGGATCTTGGAAAAGCATTAGTATCGTTGCTGAAAAGAGATTGGGACAAACATATCCAAGTCCTGTTTTAAATCAGCGAATAATTGATTGCTGCAGTAGTTTACAAATCTAATGATTGCTAACCTAAATAGCTGATGACAACACACTTACGAtagcaaaaaacaacaatatatCCAGCACAAACATCAGCATCAACGAGTTTGCTGTAAAACCATTGGATTTTTCAACATCAAGCCGTCCATTTGACAAAAGTAGGCACATCATCagaagttattttttaatatatAAACAACACAGAAATGCAACAAAGTATCCAtgcaaaatgcaaatataTCTACCTATTTTGGTCGCTAGTGCAAAGAATTAACTTAAGTTACCAAAGAGAGTCACAAATTGAAAAGACATTATATAGAACCAAATGTCTATGGACGTATTTGTATGTCTCTATAACCACCAGTGTAGtgtttataatttataaaactCAGATATAAATGCTACAGAAAAAGCACAATATACAATGCTgcagtaaaaataaacatgtaTAATGCATTAAAGTACAAAATGAGGATAACACAGATGAATTATATCAGTTGTTTCCAATGTAtataattttgtgtttttcaattAATTCAATATCCCGTTcaagttgtttcatttcaGCTTCCATCCTCTCCTTGCGATTCTTTTTGGGTGCCGTGTCAGTCACAACTGATAATCCCTGGTACTGATGGTGTAGTTCCTCCCAGTTTTTCTTTAATCCATTGATGATTTCTTCTCTTTCCTCAAGACTGAGCTGTTGCATTGCTCCCAGCTTCATTCTTTCACGGATGTAGGCGTCATACTCTTCCTGAGCACGTTTAACTTCAGCATTTCTTTTCTTGAGGTATTCAGGAGTTTGACCGTAATCACCCTTCTTTGTATATTTTGGTACCAAACCAGATGGTTCCAGGTAATTATTATCACCTCTTCTGGTATCCACAAACTTTGGAAGTGGTTTCTTGGGTACTGACATTATGTTTTCGACGGCATTTgtgttgataaaatttttgtttgttctaaTGCCCAACAATGGCCTCTCGTCATGTCTAGGAACTGGAGGTTTTTTGGAAGAGTCGTCAAGGTAAGCAAACCTCGTTTGCTCTCCAAGTACTGGCTCTTTTGATCGCTTTTTCAGAAAATCACCTGGCGTTGGAACAGCCACTTTCGCTGGGCCCATGGTTTTGTTTGGGGACCTGTCttgtttgatttcatttttaaccatcggtttaaattttgaattgtATCGCGGAGGTTTAGGTGGCTGCTCAACAACAGTCGGAATAAGATTGTATATGCTTTCGACTGGGCCATCCATTTTGCTTAATATATagtaaaaattgtaaaacaacGGCTAGCTATCCAAACCTCATACCTCAATCTGAAAGTTAGGCCTAAGTGTGCTTTGACAAACACTACTGACGTTTTGCGGTTGCTATGGTTGCACTGTAGCCTTACAGCAGCAAATTGTTGTagaactttcaaaattttgagttttgcaaaaatatgtaggtaaaaatatattacttaaattttaaaaatttgttttacttttagaCTTTGTTTGTGGAAACTGTTGGTTTATCTataaacataatttatttaaattttaatttgtcttAGTTTTATTTGGGCGCCCGAGTTCTGTTGCCTTAGCTACTGTGGCAGGGGATTTCCCGATGGTCGACCAAGTTTGTTTATCAAAAGCATTGTGCATGTCGAAGTGCACTTTTACCTGAAATAGAAGTTAATTATGCGTCCTAAATATTTCACGTCGAATGAAGTGAGCTTGCACAATACCATAAAAGATGTCTGGGTATCCTACCTCGGTAAAGTTTACGACTTAACCCCTCTATGTAATGAATATGCTGGTAAGTTATTTTGTATCCTTTATTATTCTTCGCCAAACTTGCAAAGGGAAGATTACAATTACTTGGATCAGTTTGTAATAACCTGCCTCACTGTTCCATGTACTTATATTTAGATAATATACTTGCTTTTAAACGTATTTTAATCTCTTTATAAGAAGTTTGATGCCCATTTCTTGTTCACtgttttttggtaattttaaaattcGTCGTAGATTGTGTTAATAAAGTGTATTATACTCTGTTTGCAGGAGACATTCTTTTGAAGCCCATTATAGCAAGCGCAGGAAAAGATATTTCACACTGGTTTGATAAGAAAACAGGGGATGtaagtttctttttgttttccaACATAGGATACTTAATTGCTTGGTTTCAAGTTTACTTTGTTATGCTCTCAAACACATGCATGTATAATACTCCCGTAACATAATGCACTATAAGATACTCTGATAGTGTACATTTTAGCTTACTGTGATGTTTCTTTAGAAATTGACAAATTGAGTGAACAAATACAATGTGAAATGTAGGATAGGT contains the following coding sequences:
- the LOC143448327 gene encoding enkurin-like; its protein translation is MDGPVESIYNLIPTVVEQPPKPPRYNSKFKPMVKNEIKQDRSPNKTMGPAKVAVPTPGDFLKKRSKEPVLGEQTRFAYLDDSSKKPPVPRHDERPLLGIRTNKNFINTNAVENIMSVPKKPLPKFVDTRRGDNNYLEPSGLVPKYTKKGDYGQTPEYLKKRNAEVKRAQEEYDAYIRERMKLGAMQQLSLEEREEIINGLKKNWEELHHQYQGLSVVTDTAPKKNRKERMEAEMKQLERDIELIEKHKIIYIGNN